Part of the Pseudoliparis swirei isolate HS2019 ecotype Mariana Trench chromosome 18, NWPU_hadal_v1, whole genome shotgun sequence genome is shown below.
TCAAGTTTAGTGTTTGGCTTAATTAACAACTTCTGCCACTCCCTTCAGTTAGGCAGTAGGTTTCCACGGTTGACCTAATCATCAACCAGGAGCGGATTGCAGCCAATGACACGTCAATAAACCTCAATCTATAATCCACCGTCTGCTCTTTCTCCCCCAATAGCAACACAAAAGACGGGCTTACAGATCAACTTGCGTTAGCGGCAGCGCGTTTATCCGTTCGCTTTTCGTATCTTTACTTGCCTTTTGTCAGTGTTGTCAGAGACAACAAACACCCTGGGGGTTGCTTGTTGTGTAAGCTCCATTCAAGCCTCACAGATCACGTGACGCCGCTGGGGACACTGTGGGAGAACACCTGAATTTAAcacttcacccccccccacacacacacacacgtgaaacgAGAACATACTAAAATGTAAAACCATTAAGATACCAGAATTAAGGCTAACACAGATTGTGTATTCTGTGCCCGCGATACTCGATACGAAAGGTTTTAACGTCCTTCTACTTAAAAATGGTATTTAACACATTTGCTTGAACTAGAATTACTTTGGTCCTGGTAGTTTTTACTGGGAAACTGTAGAAGACgtcttttttgtatttaaaaaaaaaagctatccCCAGGTGTTCAGGTTATTTTTAGGTAGTTGGGGAAAACACCTGATGTTCACTCTCTTGCACTTCCCACTTGGGTGACCTTCGCAAGGCCACCAGTGACATTGCTATCCTTCACGTGGTGCCTGAATGATGGAACACCTGCAGCTACATCCCTCTGACGGATCTACTTTATGATaatgacgatgacgatgatgatggatCTGCCATGTGTAGACTCAGacagggttttggggggggaaataaattgCAGATCAAAGAGTAATTGGACAGTGTGAGAGATCCACAGATGCAACACACCGTGTTGGGCCTTTTCAGCCAGTGTTCAGGGCTTCCTGTTCAAATGAAATCACAACAACACATTATAATATCACCAGTCCTCTTATGAACCTGCAAGAGAAACGTGCGTTATATTTCACATAAAAATAGAGTTCATGACCTAAAACCGCCAACTTATCAGTATATAAAAACCTAACGTTATTCCTGTAGGGTTATTTTGGGGGGTGAGAAGTTTAAAATTGCAATGCTGCGTTCAAATAAATCCAGATTTCAGCAATTCGACATTTATCCGGTTGTTTTAGCTCGACAATTTAAGATGCAACGTATCGTGACAGGCCTCGGGGGTTCATTAACATTTCGCCAGAGCCAAAGTTATAATTTAGCGGGTAacacaacacaatgtgacaaGAAAACAAACTAACACCAGGACGAACTGCGACGACAACACGGAGACACGGTGCGGAAACCGAAGTCGTTATGTCGCATTACTGTTTGAGAGAAGCGGCGAAGAACTCCATTCAGAATTGAgcagcaggtttttttttctttttcgaacAACCGCGTTCGCTCGCGCTCGTTCCAACCGCCGAACGTCAGTTACTCCCggcgttttttgttttttttaaactgagcaCCGTTAACGGCTCGCCGTTGTTCCTCGAACAAGCGAGTCGACGGCAACGTGAACAGGTTGGGAAACCCAGCGAGCGGAGATAATTTCACATCTGCAAATGGAAAAAACTGGGGAATACAACCGCGAAAACACGGGTTTCGGACTCACCTCGTCGGTAAAAATGAGTGTTCGCTGCCTTCCAGCTAATTCCTCTCCGAGTATATTGCTGAATATCAACGGCGATATTAATTTCTAGGTACACAGTAAAATGCCGCTCTCGTCTGCCGCTTCCTCCGCCTCAACTCGTATTTCGATGCGAGTCTGGGCGGAACTACGCGCTGCGTCGCAGACACCACGGAGGAGCCAATGGGAGGAGGCGGCGCACAGACAGGAAGGGGCGGGAGGAGGTCTCACTCGGCTCCGAAATGGCGAGGACGAGACTGCGCAGCCAAAAGGCacggggggcggagccaaacGAGGAGGGCTCACACTACCTGGGACTTTACCGACAGAGCCagatgtatataaacatataaactgcACTCAGAACCATAAAGTGCGTTTTATGCTATTCCAACTTCATTTCAGCAAACATGTCCGTGTTAAAATAGACATCGGACATCGCATGTCAGAGTAAACGCCCACTTTTGATAGGGAGATAATTGCATTtatcaatatttttttatttatatcaaGGGCATGTCCTTATATAAAAAAAGTCCATGTTTAGTGATACTCCAACGCAAATGTTGACATGACACCAATACATAATTTGGCTGAATAAAATACCACATGATGCCAGCTCAAATTTTGGAGATTAACCGATTAGAATTCCTATTAAGTTTATATTTTCAATCTGATTATGTAACCGCCCCAAATCGTCAatgtaataaacaaaacatgttaTCAAAGCAATCTGTTTTGGGCCATGTTTTCACCAAACTGCAGCAGACCAGCGCTCCGTTTGTTTGGTCACGAGTAGCTTTACCATAGAGTTGTTGGGTCGAATGCCTTGCTCAGTGGCACATGAGCAGAGGGTTTCttctagtttaaaaaaataaaataaaaaacacctcaCTGCCAAGCGTAGGCCTCCAAGATTATTGTTGCCCTCAATTTCAATCTGGTTGTATAAGAGCACAAACAGGCTGCGGAGGGAAAACACGTTACATCAAACACTAAATGATGCAACCGTTAACTGTTCTGGTGGTGCTATTTCCAGAATGAAACATGGATGAGAGGGAACACAGTTCTTCAAATTCTTGTCGGAGACACAATGAGAAAGTAGCCGAGAATATGTCCAAAGTGATTAATAACAATACGTTTATTTATGTACCAGCAGATCCGTTTGCATTGTTTTTGACATTTCCCTGCCTCCGAAGCCAGACACGCACAGTACAGTAGCATACAATAGATGAATTTGGAGGATGTTTTCACGAAAGAAGAGCAACAATTTTTGAATAACATATTTACAAACAAGCCAAtagtgaaaaaaacaacaacataaaacggatgaacaggaacaaaaaaggggaaaataaagtctcatgtcttcagtcgtATCTGTCACCAACAAAAAGGACAATATGCTAGCTTAAGAAAAGACGAGTTAAAGTTTTCAGTGAGTCATGAGTCGAGAGCTACGGCGACGACGCGGATAGAAGTTACGGATGCGGTAACTAACAAAACACATGGAGATGAACCGATAGAAGCGTAACAATCATGAGGGGACTTAAcatgacagaaaaacacactCGTTATGTCtcctaaagctgaaaatataATAAGATGCCTCTGATTCTTAAACAAAAATAACTTCACAGTGTAGTAGAAAACAAACCCTTTGCGGACATCAAAAAACGGAACAAATTATTCGTAGAGGCTGCCCGTACGGCGTCGTCACGTAGCCTTCAGGTTCCTGTCTGTCCACACTTGCAGCAAACGATTTCGGGACTTTGGGACGTTGTTGATGCAAAAAACAGGAACTATTtgaaaacatgtatatatatatattaaaaaagaagaaaaaactattgCAAAGAGGCCATGTAGGTTCAGGAACTCAACTGCAATGTTCCGATATAAAGCGTCTGCGTGTGAAGCACTGTGTGCTGACAGGGCGGCCGTGAGCAGGAGCTCAGACAAAAGGCATTCATTAGGTTTAGAGTTGCATGGGAACCATAGAAGTGTACTCTGGTCCTAAGGATTTCTCTTCTGCGTTTACGAGGTTACTTTTGGTGTTTCATCCTGATTTGACGCCAACTTTTTCCACATGtgttcatatataatatacgaCACCGGCTGGCTCGAGCATCGGATTCCACCGCCCGGGAAAAAGGAGGAACGGCAGCAGAAGTCGGGGAGAACGTGTGGAGCAATCCGAGTCCTGCACCTGCACTCATGTCGTTGTCTCtgcagccggaggagggtcTGGTGGGCTGCACTGCTTCTGTCTGCGTGccgtgtgaggggggggggggcgctgccgCTGTTCTCTGGCGCCCTCATGTGGAGCTGTACAGGGCGATCTGCTGCACCTTCCCCAGCTGCATCAGCAGCCGCTTCATGCGCTGTTTGAGCTGAGGCAGACGGGCCAGGGGCTCCGGGGGCTCCAGCTCCCCGGTGTAGTCCAGCCAGCTCTCCAGCACTGAGGGAGCGGAGAGCAGAAGGAGTACCAAAGGTTAACAGAGCGCGTGGTTAAATACTTTGTCGCCGCACGTAAGTCGTTCTTTTTGGATATCTGTACCGTTTATATTTCTTTCACTTTGCAACATTTTGCAAAGAAAACTGATACTTTAACTccaatacatttcccctgaaagcCTTCATGAGTCGCGACAAAATCAAATCTATCTTTAGAAAAGAAATGTATCATGAGACCAAAGTAAGTCAAGCAGGCTGAATCAGTGGTGCTAGCTCCAAGTTACATAATTGGCTCATCACATTATTGCACAGTTGCAACTAAGTGCCCTCAAAGCCGCGTTTATTTTATTCCCAGGATGCACCTGCTCCTCCCGCAACAAACGACGGTGGGGACGGAGACCAACACCGGAGTGGAGTCATGTATCTCTGGCTGCAGGGAGACGGGTGACTGtgaggctaacgttcgctagctatcgtagAACAAATGAGACATTAGCGCCAGCGAGTTAGTGAGCTGAGGAAGTGTTGACGGTCGTGAGATTGTCGAGTTGTGTTTGACTAGTTGGCTAACGTCAGCCAATTTAACTTTAGCTCGCCACCACACCTTGCAATGTGTTTCTATATAGAGCGGTCCACACCGAGAGTTCTGGACATTAATCAGGAACCTTCTTGAAGCCTGTGACGGTGCTGCCGTTCACAGGTCTCGTGCAGGAACAGCCTCCTTGTACCGTCGCTACGGTAACGCGTCAAAGCGAGACTCGCCAAAGAAATGGGTCACGTCTCTTTTGGACCGTCGGTATTAACGGTGTTATTGGTAATTAGCCTCATCTGACAGCCGAGCGACTGCAGCTGGTCCAAAAGGTCGGAACCGGCCGAGTTGGAGAGAAAGCTAATGTTAATCATTGTGGCGCATGGACAcaagcatcatcatcatcatcttcaacaTGTATTTCTATATAACTAGGCTCAAGGTTTCGTACACAGTCGGCCCCTAGGTCGACGCCCTCGGGGGTCTTACCGTCCAGCTCCCGCTCTATGAAGTCCATCCGGTGCGAGACCTCGTCCTGGACCGAGTCGATGTGGTCCAGCAGGTTGATCTGCCTCTGTTGATGCTGCCTGCTGTGATCGGCAGCCTCTCTCGGGTCTCTCTCGCGCTCCTCCCTCGTCTCAGCTTGGGACCAGGAGCAGCCCATCGAAgcctagagaggaggaggaggaggaggtcatcaAGACGAGATTTTCACGCAAAAGCTTTCTGCACGTTGTTTACGTGTACAAGAGATAAACAACCAAAAGGGTTCGTTACGTCTTAAGAGTCAAATCCTCGACTCACTGCAGCAACACAGATGTCACGACTAACCTGCTGCTAATGTAAAATGTCCTGTTGTCCATTTTATAATCAAGATTTGTGGGAGGGAAGAAGTCACGTCActgcacaaaataaaaaaggaacccATTGCTTTGTCCGTTTTGAATTTGTGAGTCTTCTTGTTGCACGTCTTGTTAGTACTTGACAATGTGTAAGAGTatactcactattctcactattaattgtttgtgcacccattggaaagtgtaaatattgtataaacatCGTATGAgtaatcttgtgtttttaagtgtgttttatgacatctgcctctcgggactatagatgaaaaatagcctcttggctaataagtcgagaagaaagaaaaaatcctCTGTGCCTGTGCCGCCAACAGCAGAAGGGAGTTAAGCTGAGCTCAGTGAAACGTGGTCAGTGGTCTCTCGTGACGACACGGACAGCACGTTGAACCTCCACGTCTGCTGCGGTCGTCCTCACCTTGTAGTTGGTGCCTGTTGCTTTGGGCCTGTCCGTCTCCAGCAGGCTTCCGTAGCGCTGTTCCcgctccagcagctcctccgtgCTCCTCATGCTGTCCTCCAGCTCCGAGCCCTGTCGGGTCTCCACCACCAGCCTCTGCTCCACCGCCGGGTAATACGCCCGCGGCTTCTGGTAGCAATGTTCACTGACGATGTACGAGTCCTGGAAGGACGGGAAGGGGAAggacgacgacgaggacgaggaggtggCGGCGGTGGCCGCCCGGCTCAGCTTCTCCAGAGCGTTGGACATCAGGATTTCGCCGCGGCTCATGTCCTCGTCGGGAGTCGCGGGAGACGGAGCGGCGTCGCTGCCGCGGCACGAATTGAGGGCGGTGCGCGACCTCTCCTGATGCTTCCAGGGCTGCCGCCACAGCTGCAAGTCTGAGTGAGTGTTGCTCCTGAAAAGCCCAAAGGACAAAGATTAGACCGACGGCACATGAAATGTTCACACGTCGACAGACTCAATtttctgtaaattatttttctttcttttttttgtctatCTTATGcatttatcattttatttttgtaaaatttaCAAATATTATGTAGGTTgaggcttcaaataagcccagttggctttttgtctcttcctgcactgtgatATTCATTTATCGCAGTTGCgattttttgaaataaaaaaattttttttttaaaaggagtaAAAACACAAACGATTAATAGAAACCGGCGAGAAAACAATAATTTATGCCACATTGAGATTTGACTTCCCTCCCCGAGTCTCTCCGTGCAGTACTCACTGGAGGATGCTCATCTTGAGCTTCAGCCCGTTGAGGATCTCCACCACGTGGTGCACGTCTCCCAGCAGCTGGTGGGTGGTGGTGATCTTCTTGGCGTTTTGGTGGGAGTAGTTCTCGTCCAAGAAGGACAAGCCGTACATGTGACCGCTGCTCAGCCACTCGCGGTCGTACCAGTAGCGCAGACTCTGCCTCTGACCTGGAAACGGGGAACAAATAGCAGGAGGAGTTACGGCACACAATAAATATGTGTATCGCCGCGATAAAAAACCTCAGTAGTAGATTTTAAACGGTCATCTCGAGCTCGGCTCAGCTCTCTGCAGTGCAGTTACATTTATGGGCCTCAAATTGTTTTAACGGTTTATTTAAATAGCATCGTCTCCTCCGTTCAAACCCCGGCTCCCTTTTAAAAGTATGTACAGAATTATTATCTTTAATATCACAATCTAAATCATCCCCATTACCATGAACGACTCTTATGGAACTCGGAGCGCGTTATACAGGCATATGGAGAACAGAGATGTCAGGTCgatggaaaaagagagagtgggTTGTAATTAAGGGTTTGCGGGGCTCAGCAGGCCGACGAGCCGCTCCACCGAAAACACCTCTGAACGCGCGGTTGGGCTCAGATTCTAGAGATCACTCTCGTAACATCTCGGTTCCGATGGAAAGTTGGTTAAATTGCAGAATAACACAATTGTGGATCATTCCTTCAGTCGTCGATAGATCTCCAGTCCATTCGGCAGCCGGAACGAGCCCCGTGCCAAGCCAACGAAATACTTTGGTTGACAATTCTCCATTTTATAGGAAACGGCATCGAGTTACATTTGCTCCGGTCATGAATAgcagctctccctctccctcttttaaAACAAGCGTATTCTTTCTCTTTAATTCCACATATACTGTAGACACACTAAGCCCCTATACGCCTGTATCATTTCAGACTATGTTACACTTAATGCTAATAAACAATGTCCAGCAGTGTTCCGCCGGAGGGGCAATATTTagctattcttttttttttttttttgccgaaaGTCACTCTGCAAACATTCGGTAGTTTCACTGTTTGATGATGCTGATGAATGCAAATAGACATGCAGAACCAGTAGATCTTCACCTaggtttttttcattatttcctATAACTGGAAGCATATTTTGTCTGTTTACTGTATTCTGCAGTTAAAAATTAAGCAGAAAACAATTCAACATTTTGATGCCCAATGCCAATAACATGAAATCCCCATGCCAGGAAAGATCAGTGTAAATAATGTCATAAAACTACAGAATTATTTACACTGATACAAAACTACATGTCATATAAACTacagaaaattatatatatatatatataacattttaaaatatatgtccATTGTTCTTTCCCCCAGTTATTTCTCTTATAGTCCACTAGGTGGCAGTAGTGGGtttgtttctcctctcttctctcacctgGTGGGTCTCTGCAGATGTGGCAGGTGTATCGATCGGGAACATTGTCTTCCAGCAGGCCCATGCAGGTGCCATGCTGCCAGCACAGACAAGCTTCACACTGAGGGAAGGACACGCATGGTTATAGAAATGcaagtctttaaaaaataaaatgcgaTGCTTTAAAAATAGACATGCTACCAATTTCACCTGAATCATGAAGTcgttctcttcctccacctcacaGATACATCGCACAATCTCTTGGTCACTCGTGTCCACGGCACCGGAGTCCACGCTCAGGGGCGGCATGGCGACGTCCAGATCCACCCCAAAGTCATCGTCGCTCCACCCACAGCTGTCGGTCGACCAGTCGCTGAGGCTATCCTCATCTACAGCAacgggaaaaaaacagaaatataatttccccccttttcttttaacccttgtgttgccttcgggtcattttgacccgattcaatgtttaatgtcggtgttctttcgggagtcaacaaacaaacataaagtacctcacacttaaacttggaaaacaatattaattctaataattttctggagattttaatagctggggtcatatttacctcaagggtaaaatatgttagtaaatataaaggtaacaggagggttaaacattgaatcgggtcaaattgacccgaaggcaacacaagggttaaatgaaaaTGACAAGAATCAACTTTTCCGCAGACGATTTTGCTAAATTTCTACAGTACCGCTCAAAAGTTTTGGAACACCCCCATTTTCCCAGGTTTTATGGAAATGTAAGCAGTTCAAGTCGAGTGAATAACCTGAACTGGGacaaaggtcagcggcaaactgccagaggttaaaCAAAAAGGTTTAGATTACCaacaactgaaaaataatgtacatttcagagttatacaaaaaggtattttttcagggaacaagtgATGGTTTAACAACGTCTTTACAGGCGTCTCAACTTTAGTGGATTACAGTCTGTATAAGAGCAGTGTGGGAACCGACTGTGTTACTACACCCTCGTAAGAATTATTTGGACAGTATTGTACTGCAGGAAGTTGTATATTGCTcttataatggcaagaaaaggGCATTTAACAAAGGAAGAGAGACGGACCATTATAACCCTTAAAAGTAGAGAAATTGACTTGTTtaaaaacttttgaccggtactGTATTCTTTGACTGATAAAATGAGTTTAAATGCACATTTGTGGACGACACAATGAAGCAAGCGGtagcggcaaaaaaaaaaacagctcagGATTCAATCAACcaagcatgaaaaaaaaaacattgattgCATCTGCGGCTCGTCTTACCCTGCATGGTGTGTTCTGAGGTGGCATTTGGACACAGATAACGGGTACGGTGCACATCAAACTAAAAACAACATGATGGATTGAATCCGGAGGGAATAGAAGAATGAAAAGGGGAGAGGAAGCCATGGACTGTCACACAGAcgagctaacacacacacacacacagtcacgcaGATACCCACCATCCACATGTATCTGCTGTGAGTAGCTGAATCCGGGCCTGCCGGGGTAGGCCTCAGGCTTGTGATTGTGTGAGGGGGGGAATTTGAGTGGCAACTTCAATTTGGACGGAAGACCCAATACTGAGATGTCAATATTCTCCTCACTACCTGTGTAGTCTGTTAATACggggaaaggggaggggggtagggagggggggggggagcagatgTAGAACAAAACGTCAACtttggaaaatgctaaacaaacGCCCAATAGGAAGGGGACAAACTGTGgcaaaaacaaacatggacaAATAATAGACTCAAGAACAGTCGGGGACAATCAGTTTGATCGAAAAGGAATAGCGGCCTGTGCTGcaggcgtttaaaaaaaacaaaacgttaTATAGTAGAGAAATAAACAACGTGGTCGGTAACGGGCATTATCTGCCCAAACGGGAACAGAGATGCTGCTCGAATTTGCGCtcggattattattattatcaatatcCGTATAGCCACGACTGAAAATCTGGCTTCTCGTCACCCGCAGagcgaggagttatgacgttagaAATGGGTTGGAGCTTTTTGTGATTGGCGTGATGGAGTGACCAGAGGCCCGCCGACAGATGCAACACTTCTCCCACACACCACGGCCTCAGCCACCGCGCCGAGACGAGCGAATGGAGCGCGCTGCGCTTGTGCAGGCCAGCCGATTCCACAGTGGGTGCACATGCAGGAGATATGCGATGCGCGGAGAGAGGGGCCCGATGCCGAGGACCCCCTTCTTACCGGACTtggccttctttttcttcttcttcttctttagtttAATGCGGAGGAAGTCCTTCTGTTTGGGTTTCTCTCTCAGTTTGTCTTTGACCGACCCTGGGGACCGTCAAGTGGCGAGAGTTAAGCCCCGCGGGGTCAAGAGCGAGcacaatgatgtcatgttctCTCTGTCGTGCCGCGTGATACTGACCGACGTCAAAGCCACTCCTGTCCGAGTCCGGCTGATGGCATCCGTTCCTGTCCAGCTGGTTCTCCTTGCTCTTCTCCCTCagcagcgccctctgctggtggcCCTGGGAGTTGACTGCGGGCGGTGCGGATGTACG
Proteins encoded:
- the LOC130208587 gene encoding PHD finger protein 20-like isoform X1, whose amino-acid sequence is MSKTPPNRRGISFEVGAQLEARDSLKNWYAANIEKIDYESEKVLVHYRQWSHRYDEWFDWTSTYLRPVERVQLRRQGLHDDAPDPGFNVNDKVLASWSDCRFYPATVLSVNKDASYTVKFYDGVIQSVKGIHVKPFTKESGGEKSQSSDSNMVRRAPNRRDRRPQENGGPKSKRARRSTSDREEDSNSEAEERVEGMMKNKKTNFEAAPTIKQEEDTSEISDPNKPADAEKGTGLTNGVKAEEEGGGGGERNEERCRVNGEVKKEEAETETEQSGTKPYAAEAAAPKPYPELPTQTPAQIEQVPVAMTTAASNGDAEPKPNVQSESAAPVADVPPPQPVKPVRKQGFHNPNRFSREPLYRVIKNQPPPVLSINLDHNPFKCSAPGCTKSFRKAKLLHYHMKYYHGEEQPAEGERSPTRSVQTRASEKQTAPAGLDGPKRRRTISASMHSGPAAAPRGEVKAAAGRRTSAPPAVNSQGHQQRALLREKSKENQLDRNGCHQPDSDRSGFDVGSVKDKLREKPKQKDFLRIKLKKKKKKKKAKSDYTGSEENIDISVLGLPSKLKLPLKFPPSHNHKPEAYPGRPGFSYSQQIHVDDEDSLSDWSTDSCGWSDDDFGVDLDVAMPPLSVDSGAVDTSDQEIVRCICEVEEENDFMIQCEACLCWQHGTCMGLLEDNVPDRYTCHICRDPPGQRQSLRYWYDREWLSSGHMYGLSFLDENYSHQNAKKITTTHQLLGDVHHVVEILNGLKLKMSILQSNTHSDLQLWRQPWKHQERSRTALNSCRGSDAAPSPATPDEDMSRGEILMSNALEKLSRAATAATSSSSSSSFPFPSFQDSYIVSEHCYQKPRAYYPAVEQRLVVETRQGSELEDSMRSTEELLEREQRYGSLLETDRPKATGTNYKASMGCSWSQAETREERERDPREAADHSRQHQQRQINLLDHIDSVQDEVSHRMDFIERELDVLESWLDYTGELEPPEPLARLPQLKQRMKRLLMQLGKVQQIALYSST
- the LOC130208587 gene encoding PHD finger protein 20-like isoform X2 translates to MSKTPPNRRGISFEVGAQLEARDSLKNWYAANIEKIDYESEKVLVHYRQWSHRYDEWFDWTSTYLRPVERVQLRRQGLHDDAPDPGFNVNDKVLASWSDCRFYPATVLSVNKDASYTVKFYDGVIQSVKGIHVKPFTKESGGEKSQSSDSNMVRRAPNRRDRRPQENGGPKSKRARRSTSDREEDSNSEAEERVEGMMKNKKTNFEAAPTIKQEEDTSEISDPNKPADAEKGTGLTNGVKAEEEGGGGGERNEERCRVNGEVKKEEAETETEQSGTKPYAAEAAAPKPYPELPTQTPAQIEQVPVAMTTAASNGDAEPKPNVQSESAAPVADVPPPQPVKPVRKQGFHNPNRFSREPLYRVIKNQPPPVLSINLDHNPFKCSAPGCTKSFRKAKLLHYHMKYYHGEEQPAEGERSPTRSVQTRASEKQTAPAGLDGPKRRRTISASMHSGPAAAPRGEVKAAAGRRTSAPPAVNSQGHQQRALLREKSKENQLDRNGCHQPDSDRSGFDVGSVKDKLREKPKQKDFLRIKLKKKKKKKKAKSDEDSLSDWSTDSCGWSDDDFGVDLDVAMPPLSVDSGAVDTSDQEIVRCICEVEEENDFMIQCEACLCWQHGTCMGLLEDNVPDRYTCHICRDPPGQRQSLRYWYDREWLSSGHMYGLSFLDENYSHQNAKKITTTHQLLGDVHHVVEILNGLKLKMSILQSNTHSDLQLWRQPWKHQERSRTALNSCRGSDAAPSPATPDEDMSRGEILMSNALEKLSRAATAATSSSSSSSFPFPSFQDSYIVSEHCYQKPRAYYPAVEQRLVVETRQGSELEDSMRSTEELLEREQRYGSLLETDRPKATGTNYKASMGCSWSQAETREERERDPREAADHSRQHQQRQINLLDHIDSVQDEVSHRMDFIERELDVLESWLDYTGELEPPEPLARLPQLKQRMKRLLMQLGKVQQIALYSST